A section of the Rummeliibacillus pycnus genome encodes:
- a CDS encoding TetR/AcrR family transcriptional regulator, whose translation MKKNKPKYKQIIDAAVIVIADNGYHQAQVSKIAKQAGVADGTIYLYFKNKEDILISVFKEKMSLFVDNLQDIIKESSSASEMLYKMIEGHFKVLSEDHHLAIVTQLELRQSNKDLRLKINSILKEYLKLLDEILKKGIEAGEFMQDMDIRLVRQVIFGTIDEVSTTWVMKEQKYDLVAMAPRVHQILLKGIQKG comes from the coding sequence TTGAAGAAAAACAAACCAAAATATAAACAAATAATTGACGCTGCTGTCATTGTAATTGCGGATAATGGTTATCACCAAGCGCAAGTTTCCAAAATTGCAAAACAAGCTGGCGTTGCTGATGGAACCATTTATTTATATTTTAAAAACAAAGAAGATATATTAATTTCAGTTTTTAAGGAAAAAATGTCTTTATTTGTTGATAATTTACAAGATATAATAAAAGAGAGTTCTTCAGCTTCAGAAATGCTCTACAAGATGATAGAGGGACATTTTAAAGTACTATCAGAAGATCATCATTTAGCAATCGTTACGCAATTAGAACTTCGTCAATCTAATAAGGATCTTCGATTAAAAATCAACAGCATTCTAAAAGAATATCTAAAATTACTTGATGAGATTTTAAAAAAGGGTATTGAAGCTGGTGAATTTATGCAAGACATGGATATTCGTCTTGTAAGACAAGTAATTTTTGGAACGATTGATGAAGTGTCGACAACATGGGTCATGAAAGAGCAAAAGTATGATTTAGTTGCAATGGCACCTCGCGTTCATCAGATTTTGTTAAAAGGGATTCAAAAGGGGTAG
- a CDS encoding enoyl-CoA hydratase, which translates to MEYLNYTVDEGVAITTINRPPANALSRALIEEVNLLLDAVENDEDVRVVLLHGEGRFFSAGADIKEFTKVSSEKEFETLSTRGQDVFERLEKFSKPVIAAIHGAALGGGLELAMSCHFRYVSETAKLGLPELQLGLIPGFGGTQRLPRYVGVAKAAEMMFTSEPISGVDAVKWGLANRAVPEESLLEEALKTAKKIAKKSPVALKTAIEMLQFTKATSFYDGITAEAKGFGTVFVTKDAKEGITAFIEKREPVFKGQ; encoded by the coding sequence ATGGAATATCTAAATTATACAGTGGATGAAGGAGTTGCAATCACAACTATTAATCGTCCACCTGCAAATGCACTATCTCGTGCGTTAATCGAAGAGGTAAATCTTTTATTAGATGCTGTTGAAAATGATGAAGATGTACGAGTTGTATTGCTACATGGTGAGGGTAGATTCTTTTCTGCTGGAGCAGATATTAAAGAATTTACGAAAGTATCATCGGAAAAAGAGTTTGAAACTTTATCAACTCGTGGACAAGATGTTTTTGAGAGACTTGAGAAGTTTTCAAAACCAGTAATTGCTGCTATACATGGAGCAGCTCTTGGTGGTGGTCTTGAACTAGCAATGAGCTGTCACTTCCGCTATGTGAGTGAAACAGCAAAATTAGGTTTACCAGAATTGCAACTTGGCTTAATCCCTGGTTTTGGTGGTACACAACGTCTACCACGTTATGTGGGAGTTGCAAAAGCAGCTGAAATGATGTTCACAAGTGAACCGATTTCAGGAGTAGATGCCGTAAAATGGGGCCTTGCAAATCGTGCAGTTCCAGAGGAATCTCTATTAGAGGAGGCATTAAAAACCGCCAAGAAAATTGCAAAGAAAAGCCCGGTCGCATTAAAAACAGCAATAGAAATGTTGCAATTTACCAAAGCAACTTCTTTCTACGATGGAATTACAGCTGAAGCAAAAGGTTTCGGAACTGTTTTTGTGACAAAAGACGCGAAAGAAGGAATCACTGCATTTATCGAAAAAAGAGAGCCTGTTTTCAAAGGACAATAA
- a CDS encoding electron transfer flavoprotein subunit beta/FixA family protein has protein sequence MNIYVLVKRTFDTEEKIVLNGGVIQEDGAEFIINPYDEYAIEEAIQIRDAQGGEVTVVTIGGEDAEKQLRTALAMGADKAVLINTEDDVEDLDQYSVAYILAEYLKDKDADLILGGNVAIDGGSGQVGPRVAELLDINYVTTITKLEIDGDTAKIVRDVEGDSEVLETSLPLLVTAQQGLNEPRYPSLPGIMKAKKKPLEELELDDLDIDEDDVEAKTETVEIFLPAQKEAGRVLQGELQDQVKELVQLLHSEAKVI, from the coding sequence ATGAACATTTATGTATTAGTTAAACGAACTTTTGACACTGAAGAGAAAATCGTATTAAATGGTGGCGTAATACAAGAAGATGGTGCTGAGTTCATCATCAACCCATATGATGAATATGCAATCGAAGAAGCCATTCAAATTCGCGATGCACAAGGTGGCGAAGTAACAGTTGTAACAATTGGCGGTGAAGACGCTGAAAAACAACTTCGTACAGCCTTAGCAATGGGTGCCGATAAAGCAGTACTAATCAATACAGAAGATGATGTTGAGGATCTAGATCAATATTCTGTAGCATATATTTTAGCCGAATACTTGAAAGATAAAGATGCAGATTTGATTTTAGGGGGTAATGTAGCAATTGACGGTGGTTCTGGTCAAGTTGGCCCACGAGTTGCTGAATTACTAGATATCAATTATGTAACAACTATTACTAAACTTGAAATTGATGGCGATACAGCTAAAATTGTGCGCGATGTAGAAGGGGATTCAGAGGTATTAGAAACTTCTCTTCCACTTTTAGTTACAGCACAACAAGGATTAAACGAACCACGTTATCCTTCTTTACCTGGAATTATGAAAGCTAAGAAAAAACCATTAGAAGAACTAGAATTAGATGATCTAGATATTGATGAAGATGATGTAGAAGCGAAAACAGAAACAGTTGAGATTTTCTTACCAGCACAAAAAGAAGCTGGTCGTGTTCTACAAGGAGAACTACAAGATCAAGTAAAAGAACTTGTACAATTACTACATTCAGAAGCGAAAGTTATTTAA
- a CDS encoding electron transfer flavoprotein subunit alpha/FixB family protein, protein MTKKVLVLAEVREGTLRNVSFEAIAAAKTIAGDGEVVGVLIGDAVESLSAELIQYGADRIVIVEHPHLKQYTSDGFSQAFKAVADAENPDAIVFGHTALGKDLSPKIASKLQSGLISDVTTIEGNGDDALFIRPIYSGKAFEKVKVKEGIVFITIRPNNITPLEKDESRSGEVSSQSVEITNLRTVVKEVVRKASEGVDLSEAKVVVSGGRGVKSAEGFAPLQELAKLLGGAVGASRGACDADYCDYSLQIGQTGKVVTPDLYIACGISGAIQHLAGMSNSKIIVAINKDPEANIFKVADYGIVGDLFEVVPMLIEEFKKVAVKA, encoded by the coding sequence ATGACAAAAAAAGTATTAGTATTGGCTGAAGTACGTGAAGGAACTTTAAGAAATGTTTCGTTTGAAGCAATTGCAGCAGCAAAAACAATTGCTGGAGATGGTGAAGTAGTTGGCGTTTTAATCGGTGATGCTGTTGAATCATTAAGCGCAGAGCTAATTCAATATGGTGCAGACCGAATTGTAATTGTAGAACATCCACATTTAAAACAATATACTTCTGATGGATTTAGTCAAGCTTTTAAAGCTGTTGCTGATGCTGAAAATCCTGATGCTATTGTATTTGGTCATACAGCTTTGGGTAAAGACTTATCACCTAAAATTGCTAGTAAGTTACAAAGTGGTTTAATCTCAGACGTTACTACAATAGAAGGTAATGGTGATGATGCACTATTTATTCGCCCTATCTATTCAGGAAAAGCATTTGAGAAAGTAAAGGTTAAGGAAGGTATTGTGTTTATAACAATTCGTCCAAATAATATTACTCCACTTGAAAAAGACGAGTCTCGCTCAGGAGAAGTTTCAAGCCAGTCTGTAGAGATTACGAATCTACGTACTGTTGTTAAAGAAGTTGTTCGTAAAGCATCAGAGGGTGTAGACTTATCCGAAGCAAAAGTAGTTGTATCAGGTGGACGTGGCGTGAAGAGTGCAGAAGGTTTTGCTCCTTTACAAGAGTTAGCTAAACTTTTAGGTGGTGCAGTTGGTGCTTCACGTGGTGCTTGTGATGCTGATTATTGTGATTATTCATTACAAATCGGCCAAACAGGTAAAGTTGTAACACCGGATTTATATATTGCTTGCGGTATTTCAGGTGCAATCCAACACTTAGCAGGTATGTCTAACTCTAAAATTATCGTAGCTATTAACAAAGATCCTGAAGCAAATATTTTCAAAGTAGCAGACTATGGGATTGTAGGCGATTTATTTGAAGTTGTCCCAATGTTAATTGAAGAGTTCAAAAAAGTTGCAGTAAAAGCATAA
- the trxA gene encoding thioredoxin, with amino-acid sequence MAIVHSTDATFSNDIANGLVLVDFWATWCGPCKMIAPVLEELDQELAGKVNIVKVDVDQNQETASQFGIMSIPTLLLFKDGEQVDKTVGFQPKEALAEFIQKHA; translated from the coding sequence ATGGCAATTGTACATTCAACAGATGCAACTTTTTCAAATGATATTGCAAATGGTTTAGTATTAGTAGATTTCTGGGCAACTTGGTGTGGACCATGTAAAATGATTGCTCCAGTTCTTGAAGAATTAGACCAAGAATTAGCTGGAAAAGTGAATATCGTAAAAGTTGACGTTGACCAAAACCAAGAAACAGCTAGCCAATTTGGCATTATGTCAATTCCAACATTATTATTGTTCAAAGATGGCGAACAAGTTGATAAAACTGTAGGCTTCCAACCAAAAGAAGCTTTAGCTGAATTCATCCAAAAACACGCTTAA
- the uvrC gene encoding excinuclease ABC subunit UvrC, whose translation MNDLIKQKLAILPDQPGCYLMKDRQGTIIYVGKAKVLKNRVRSYFTGSHNGKTQRLVSEIEDFEYIVTSSNIEAFLLELNLIKLHDPKYNIMLKDDKTYPYIKITNEKYPRLLTVRKVKKDKGKYFGPYPNVGSANETKKLLDRIYPLRKCHTLPNRVCLYYHLGQCLAPCVKDIDKKIFEEMVQEITNFLNGGYAEVKEELQQKMLAASEQLDFERAKEYRDQIAHIETVMEKQKITTTDFTNRDVFGYAVDKGWMCVQVFFVRQGKLIERDVSLFPSYGEPEEEFLTYVGQFYEKADHIKPKEILIPKEIDGEMLQQVLEIKVVKPQKGRKKELLDLASKNAQIAITEKFQLIERQEKRTIGACEELGNAMNIATPLRIEAFDNSHIFGADTVSAMVVFIDGKPSKKDYRKFKIQSADAHDDYGAMREVIRRRYSRVLKEGLPLPDLLVTDGGKGQMEVAREILEDELGLDIPIAGLAKDDKHQTSQLLYGNPPEVIPLKRTSEAFYLLQRVQDEVHRFAITFHRQLHEKNAITSVLDEIPGVGPKRKQQLLKHFGSIKKIREATLEELQDAGVSKKLASAIIDFFLKK comes from the coding sequence ATGAATGATTTGATCAAACAAAAACTAGCGATACTACCTGATCAACCAGGTTGTTATTTGATGAAAGATCGACAAGGTACCATCATTTACGTTGGAAAAGCAAAAGTACTAAAAAATCGTGTACGTTCTTATTTCACAGGATCACATAATGGCAAAACACAACGCCTTGTAAGTGAAATAGAAGATTTTGAATATATTGTAACATCTTCAAACATAGAAGCATTTTTACTGGAATTAAATTTAATTAAATTACATGATCCAAAATACAATATTATGCTGAAGGATGATAAAACCTATCCTTATATAAAAATTACAAATGAAAAATATCCGAGATTGCTCACTGTACGTAAAGTAAAAAAAGACAAGGGAAAATATTTTGGTCCTTATCCGAATGTAGGTTCAGCTAATGAAACAAAAAAATTACTTGATCGAATATATCCTTTACGAAAGTGCCATACTCTTCCAAATAGAGTTTGCCTGTATTATCATCTAGGTCAATGTTTGGCACCATGTGTAAAAGACATTGATAAAAAGATTTTTGAAGAAATGGTACAGGAAATTACCAATTTTCTTAATGGTGGATATGCAGAAGTAAAAGAGGAGTTACAGCAGAAAATGCTAGCTGCTTCAGAACAACTAGACTTTGAGCGTGCAAAAGAGTATCGTGATCAAATTGCACATATTGAAACTGTAATGGAAAAACAAAAAATAACCACAACTGATTTTACCAATCGAGATGTCTTTGGATATGCGGTAGATAAAGGATGGATGTGTGTTCAAGTATTTTTTGTGAGACAGGGAAAGCTAATAGAACGAGATGTATCCCTATTTCCATCTTATGGCGAACCTGAGGAAGAATTTTTAACCTATGTGGGTCAATTTTATGAAAAAGCGGATCATATCAAACCAAAAGAAATTCTTATCCCAAAAGAAATAGATGGAGAGATGCTTCAACAAGTCTTAGAAATCAAAGTAGTAAAACCGCAAAAAGGTAGAAAAAAGGAATTACTAGATTTAGCTTCAAAGAATGCGCAAATTGCCATAACCGAAAAGTTCCAATTAATAGAAAGACAAGAAAAAAGAACGATTGGGGCTTGTGAAGAACTTGGCAATGCGATGAATATCGCTACACCGCTTCGAATTGAAGCCTTTGATAACTCGCATATTTTCGGTGCAGATACTGTTTCGGCAATGGTCGTTTTCATAGATGGAAAACCTAGTAAAAAAGACTATCGAAAATTTAAAATTCAAAGTGCAGATGCTCATGATGACTATGGTGCAATGCGCGAAGTTATTCGTCGTCGGTATTCACGCGTTTTAAAAGAAGGTCTTCCACTCCCTGATTTACTCGTTACAGATGGTGGAAAAGGGCAAATGGAAGTTGCTAGAGAAATTTTAGAAGATGAACTGGGTCTTGATATTCCGATTGCAGGATTAGCAAAAGATGATAAGCACCAAACATCCCAACTGTTATATGGAAATCCACCGGAAGTTATTCCGCTAAAGCGAACGAGTGAAGCATTCTATCTATTGCAAAGAGTTCAAGATGAGGTGCACCGATTTGCGATTACATTTCATAGACAATTACATGAAAAAAATGCGATTACTTCAGTTTTAGATGAAATTCCCGGTGTGGGTCCAAAAAGAAAACAACAATTATTAAAACATTTTGGTTCAATTAAGAAAATTAGAGAAGCAACTTTGGAAGAATTACAAGATGCTGGTGTATCTAAAAAACTAGCTAGTGCAATAATTGACTTTTTTTTGAAAAAATGA
- a CDS encoding aspartate kinase, whose protein sequence is MSTLVVKFGGTSVATTERIMHVAKRIQREKQNGYDLVVVVSAMGKTTDQLVDMAHEISESPSKREMDVLLTTGEQVTISLLSMALHKLGIEAQSFTGWQAGIVTEHVPSNARIEEIAPKALKQALDAGKVCVVAGFQGIDDEGNITTLGRGGSDTTAVALAAALSAERCDIYTDVDGVYTSDPRYVKGARKLIEMSYDEMLELANLGAGVLHPRSVEVAKNHNIPMSVRSSYEDVEGTILKEEIEVEKDLVVRGVAFESDIIRLTVYYEEAYNGSLANIFTTLAKNHVNVDIIVQTIIEGTEPSVSFSVKKENLNDALQVLSEHKDTLGYHHVDHEAELSKVSIVGSGMVSNPGVAATMFDRLYREGIPVKMVSTSEIKVSVVVPQEDMLKAANALHDEFNLSVQETIAQ, encoded by the coding sequence ATGAGTACTTTAGTCGTTAAATTTGGCGGAACTTCCGTAGCAACAACAGAAAGAATCATGCATGTCGCAAAGCGTATACAACGTGAGAAACAAAATGGTTATGATCTTGTTGTTGTCGTATCTGCAATGGGGAAAACAACTGATCAACTTGTAGATATGGCCCATGAAATTTCTGAATCACCTTCAAAAAGAGAAATGGATGTCTTGTTGACAACAGGTGAACAAGTGACGATTTCATTGTTATCGATGGCTTTGCATAAGCTAGGGATTGAGGCTCAATCCTTTACTGGTTGGCAAGCAGGTATTGTCACAGAACATGTACCAAGTAATGCGCGTATTGAGGAGATTGCACCAAAGGCATTAAAACAAGCTTTAGATGCTGGAAAAGTATGCGTCGTAGCTGGATTCCAAGGGATTGATGATGAAGGGAATATCACAACACTTGGACGTGGCGGTTCAGATACAACAGCTGTTGCACTCGCTGCAGCGTTGAGTGCAGAACGATGTGATATATATACCGATGTAGATGGTGTTTATACAAGTGATCCTCGCTATGTAAAAGGCGCAAGAAAGTTAATAGAAATGTCTTATGATGAAATGCTTGAATTAGCTAACCTCGGAGCAGGCGTATTGCATCCTCGATCTGTTGAAGTTGCAAAGAATCACAATATCCCAATGTCTGTTCGTTCGAGTTATGAGGACGTAGAAGGTACCATTTTGAAGGAGGAAATTGAAGTGGAAAAAGACTTAGTTGTACGCGGTGTAGCGTTTGAATCAGATATTATTCGTTTAACAGTTTATTATGAAGAGGCCTATAATGGCTCATTAGCAAATATTTTTACCACATTGGCAAAAAATCATGTCAATGTAGATATTATTGTGCAAACAATTATTGAAGGAACTGAACCATCCGTATCCTTCTCCGTTAAAAAAGAAAATCTGAATGATGCTTTACAAGTTCTTTCTGAACACAAAGATACACTAGGCTACCATCATGTGGATCATGAAGCTGAACTTTCAAAAGTTTCAATTGTAGGTTCTGGTATGGTTTCAAATCCAGGTGTTGCAGCTACAATGTTTGACCGCCTATATCGTGAAGGTATTCCTGTTAAAATGGTCAGCACTTCCGAAATCAAAGTATCTGTTGTTGTTCCACAAGAAGATATGCTTAAAGCAGCAAATGCTTTACACGATGAATTCAACCTCTCTGTTCAAGAAACGATTGCACAGTAA
- a CDS encoding DUF2507 domain-containing protein: MSTQQKNEITQFGYELIRDHVLSSILGKNEEDILYWCGKDLARKFPLYGLDEAVAFFKEAGWGDLTIDKVSACEAFCSLTGDPEILKFDQRCFRLEAGFLAQHQQQCCGFLTECYEEKKPKQSIVKFHIKWDLKDKVEG; this comes from the coding sequence ATGTCCACTCAACAAAAAAATGAAATTACACAATTTGGTTATGAATTAATCCGTGATCATGTACTATCTTCTATTTTAGGAAAAAATGAGGAAGACATTTTATATTGGTGTGGTAAAGATTTAGCTCGTAAATTTCCTTTATATGGACTAGATGAAGCAGTAGCTTTCTTTAAAGAGGCTGGTTGGGGAGATTTAACTATTGATAAAGTTTCTGCATGTGAGGCTTTCTGTAGTTTAACTGGAGATCCTGAAATACTTAAATTTGACCAACGTTGTTTCCGCTTAGAAGCAGGCTTTTTAGCACAACATCAACAACAATGTTGTGGATTTCTTACTGAATGTTACGAAGAGAAGAAGCCAAAACAATCAATCGTTAAATTTCATATTAAATGGGATTTAAAAGATAAAGTTGAAGGATAA
- a CDS encoding succinate dehydrogenase cytochrome b558 subunit, with product MSKDREFYWRRLHSLLGIIPVGLFVTQHLLINFSATNGAESFNKASEFMGNLPFLWFLEWFVIYIPLMFHAFYGVYIAFTAKPNTQRFGTFRNWMFVLQRFTGVFLVIFIAWHIFQTRIQKALGTEIDYDRMVDILSNPAMVVFYALGILSATFHLSNGIWSFLVSWGITQSPTSQKVATYVTMIFFVVLSVIGVGALLAFI from the coding sequence TTGTCGAAAGATCGAGAGTTTTATTGGCGTCGTCTGCATTCTCTTCTTGGAATTATTCCAGTAGGGCTATTTGTGACGCAACACTTGTTAATCAACTTCTCAGCAACAAACGGTGCAGAATCATTTAACAAAGCAAGTGAATTTATGGGGAATCTACCATTTTTATGGTTCCTTGAGTGGTTCGTAATTTACATTCCATTAATGTTCCATGCATTCTATGGTGTGTATATTGCATTTACTGCCAAACCAAATACACAACGTTTTGGTACATTCCGTAACTGGATGTTCGTATTACAACGTTTCACTGGTGTATTCCTTGTAATTTTCATTGCATGGCATATTTTCCAAACTCGTATCCAAAAAGCACTTGGTACAGAGATTGACTACGATCGAATGGTTGATATTTTATCAAATCCAGCCATGGTTGTTTTCTATGCGTTAGGTATTCTTTCTGCAACTTTCCATTTATCTAATGGTATTTGGTCATTCTTAGTGAGCTGGGGGATTACACAATCTCCAACATCTCAAAAGGTCGCAACTTATGTCACTATGATCTTCTTTGTAGTGTTATCTGTAATCGGCGTTGGCGCTCTATTAGCATTTATCTAA
- the sdhA gene encoding succinate dehydrogenase flavoprotein subunit, whose protein sequence is MAKSKLIVVGGGLAGLMSTMKAAEMGTEVELFSLVPVKRSHSVCAQGGINGAVNTKGEGDSPWIHFDDTVYGGDFLANQPPVKAMCEAAPGIIHLFDRMGVMFNRTPEGLLDFRRFGGTQHHRTAFAGATTGQQLLYALDEQVRKWEVEGLVTKYEGWEFLGVILDDEGVCKGIKAQNLTTHEIKAFRADAVIMATGGPGIIFGKSTNSMINTGSAASIVYQQGAKYANGEMIQIHPTAIPGDDKLRLMSESARGEGGRVWTYKDGKPWYFLEEKYPAYGNLVPRDIATREIFDVCINQKLGVNGENVVYLDLSHKDPHELDVKLGGIIEIYQKFVGDDPHKVPMKIFPAVHYSMGGLWVDFDQHTSIPGLFAAGECDYSQHGANRLGANSLLSAIYGGTVAGPNAVNYIKGLDKHVEDLPSSIYDNAVKEEQAKWDEVIRMDGNENAYLLHKELGEVMTNNVTVVRYNDKLEQTLVKLQELKERWNNINVNDTSKWSNQGVQFTRQLKNMLALANVITKGALLRDESRGAHYKPDFPDRDDEKFLKTTIAEFTPSFDPKISYEDVDISLIKPRKRDYTKGAH, encoded by the coding sequence ATGGCTAAAAGCAAATTGATAGTCGTTGGTGGCGGTTTAGCGGGCTTAATGTCTACTATGAAAGCTGCCGAAATGGGCACAGAAGTTGAATTATTCTCATTAGTTCCGGTAAAACGCTCACACTCTGTATGTGCGCAAGGCGGAATTAACGGTGCCGTAAATACAAAAGGTGAAGGGGATTCTCCATGGATCCACTTTGATGATACAGTTTATGGTGGGGACTTCTTAGCGAACCAACCACCAGTTAAAGCAATGTGTGAAGCAGCACCTGGTATCATTCATTTATTTGACCGTATGGGTGTTATGTTCAACCGTACACCAGAAGGTTTATTAGACTTCCGTCGCTTCGGTGGTACACAACATCACCGTACAGCATTTGCTGGTGCGACTACTGGTCAACAACTTCTTTATGCACTTGATGAACAAGTTCGTAAATGGGAAGTTGAAGGATTAGTTACAAAATACGAAGGTTGGGAATTCCTTGGTGTAATTCTTGACGATGAAGGCGTATGTAAAGGTATTAAAGCTCAAAACCTTACAACTCACGAAATCAAAGCATTCCGTGCTGACGCTGTAATCATGGCTACTGGTGGCCCTGGTATCATCTTCGGTAAATCAACTAACTCAATGATTAACACAGGTTCTGCAGCATCTATCGTTTATCAACAAGGTGCAAAATATGCAAATGGTGAAATGATCCAAATCCACCCAACAGCAATTCCTGGCGATGACAAATTACGTCTAATGTCAGAATCTGCACGTGGTGAAGGTGGACGTGTTTGGACTTATAAAGACGGTAAACCTTGGTACTTCTTAGAAGAAAAATACCCTGCATACGGTAACTTAGTACCACGTGATATTGCAACACGTGAAATCTTCGACGTATGTATTAACCAAAAACTTGGTGTTAACGGTGAAAACGTTGTTTATCTAGATCTTTCTCACAAAGATCCACATGAACTTGACGTTAAACTTGGTGGTATCATTGAAATCTACCAAAAATTCGTTGGTGATGATCCACACAAAGTTCCAATGAAAATCTTCCCAGCAGTTCACTACTCAATGGGTGGTCTATGGGTTGACTTCGATCAACATACTTCAATTCCTGGCTTATTTGCTGCAGGTGAATGTGATTACTCTCAACACGGTGCGAACCGTCTTGGTGCAAACTCATTACTATCAGCAATTTACGGTGGTACCGTAGCAGGTCCTAATGCTGTTAACTACATCAAAGGACTTGATAAACACGTTGAAGATCTTCCATCTTCAATCTACGATAATGCTGTTAAAGAAGAACAAGCTAAATGGGACGAAGTAATTCGTATGGATGGTAACGAAAATGCTTACTTACTTCACAAAGAACTTGGTGAAGTAATGACTAACAACGTTACTGTTGTTCGTTACAACGATAAATTGGAACAAACTCTTGTTAAATTACAAGAATTAAAAGAACGTTGGAACAATATTAATGTGAACGATACATCTAAATGGTCAAACCAAGGTGTACAATTCACTCGCCAATTGAAAAACATGCTTGCATTAGCAAATGTTATTACAAAAGGTGCTTTACTTCGTGATGAATCTCGTGGAGCTCACTATAAACCTGACTTCCCTGATCGTGACGATGAAAAATTCCTTAAAACAACAATTGCTGAGTTTACACCTTCATTTGATCCAAAAATTAGCTACGAAGACGTTGATATTTCACTTATCAAACCTCGTAAACGTGACTATACGAAAGGAGCTCACTAA
- the sdhB gene encoding succinate dehydrogenase iron-sulfur subunit → MGNEAQKYVEVEIQRQDNENSNPYWEKFRVPYRPNMNVISVLMAIRENPVTVDGKQTTPVAWNMNCLEEVCGACSMVINGRPRQSCSALVDKLTQPLKLQPMSTFPVIRDLQIDRSRMFDSLKKVKAWVPIDGSYDLGEGPRMPERKREWAYELSKCMTCGVCLESCPNVNSHSNFIGPAPLSQVRLFNSHPTGAMKKDERLNAIMGEGGLANCGNAQNCVAACPKGIPLTTSIAALNRATSVQMFKNFFGSDHMVD, encoded by the coding sequence ATGGGTAACGAAGCACAAAAATATGTTGAAGTTGAGATTCAACGTCAAGATAATGAGAACTCTAACCCTTATTGGGAAAAATTCAGAGTTCCTTATCGTCCAAATATGAACGTTATCTCTGTTCTTATGGCAATTCGTGAAAACCCTGTAACTGTAGATGGTAAACAAACTACTCCAGTTGCTTGGAACATGAACTGTCTTGAAGAAGTTTGTGGTGCATGTTCAATGGTGATCAATGGTCGTCCTCGTCAATCATGTTCAGCATTAGTTGACAAATTGACTCAACCATTGAAATTACAACCAATGAGTACTTTCCCAGTAATTCGTGACTTACAAATCGACCGTAGCCGTATGTTTGACTCTTTGAAAAAAGTAAAAGCATGGGTTCCAATCGATGGTTCTTACGATTTAGGCGAAGGTCCACGTATGCCAGAACGCAAACGTGAATGGGCTTATGAGTTATCTAAATGTATGACTTGTGGTGTATGTTTAGAATCTTGTCCAAATGTAAACAGCCATTCAAACTTCATTGGACCAGCTCCACTTTCACAAGTACGTCTATTTAACTCACACCCAACAGGTGCTATGAAAAAAGACGAACGCTTAAACGCAATTATGGGTGAAGGCGGTCTTGCAAACTGTGGTAACGCACAAAACTGTGTAGCAGCTTGTCCAAAAGGTATTCCTTTGACAACTTCTATTGCAGCATTAAACCGTGCTACTTCTGTTCAAATGTTCAAGAACTTCTTTGGTTCTGACCACATGGTTGACTAG
- a CDS encoding GNAT family N-acetyltransferase: MTFNDVIDFFSNTHSSKFPITFIAILDHQCAGTVSVFENDYKERPHYKPWLASLYVEQNYRDRKIGIQLIEALLKHLIVLGFKEVYLKTENASEYYKNRGWTFVESVMNNQNEDINIFKYSLFK; this comes from the coding sequence ATGACTTTTAATGATGTTATAGATTTCTTTTCGAATACTCACTCTTCCAAATTTCCAATAACATTTATCGCCATATTAGATCATCAATGTGCTGGTACAGTTTCTGTATTTGAAAATGATTACAAGGAACGCCCACATTATAAACCTTGGTTGGCATCACTTTATGTGGAACAAAACTACCGTGACAGAAAGATTGGTATTCAGCTTATCGAAGCATTATTAAAACATTTAATCGTATTAGGTTTTAAAGAAGTTTATTTAAAAACTGAAAATGCATCAGAATATTACAAAAATCGTGGCTGGACATTCGTTGAATCTGTAATGAATAATCAAAATGAGGATATCAATATTTTTAAATACTCTCTATTTAAATGA